In Primulina eburnea isolate SZY01 chromosome 5, ASM2296580v1, whole genome shotgun sequence, a single window of DNA contains:
- the LOC140831970 gene encoding uncharacterized protein isoform X3, translating to MHITVLWRVPNAIIAHVRPNAPSISNYKFNRNANTNSSTTPQRYSGAPGMEYSDDASKLRAELLRMLRSRRTPEVPWTVEPTQPVRYPLYQETSKPTFSEAMESCPKKDIPNFKELLEEENFHLITEAGDQGRLPVLILKLKDTSEKRRPTIVFLHSTNKCKEWLRPLLEAYASRDYIAVAIDSRYHGERASSLATYRDALVSSWKNATTMPFIFDTAWDLIKLADYLSQREDVDPSRIGITGESLGGMHAWFAAAADTRYTVVVPIIGVQGFRWAIENDMWKGRVDSIKAVFEEARLDLGQTSINKDVVEKVWNRIAPGLDSCFDSPHTIPAIAPRPLLILNGEKDPRCPIGGLEQPVSKARESYDKANSLEAFKLVVQSGIGHQMTPLMVKLASDWFDQHLTP from the exons ATGCACATTACTG TACTATGGCGCGTGCCAAACGCCATCATCGCACACGTGCGACCCAATGCACCCTCCATTTCCAACTATAAATTCAACAGAAACGCGAATACCAATTCTTCTACAACTCCTCAACGGTACTCAGGTGCTCCGGGAATGGAATACTCCGACGACGCGTCGAAGCTTCGTGCTGAACTTCTGCGAATGCTCCGGAGCCGTCGAACTCCTGAAG TTCCTTGGACTGTTGAACCTACTCAACCCGTACGATATCCGTTGTACCAGGAAACCTCAAAGCCAACCTTCAGTGAG GCAATGGAATCTTGTCCGAAAAAAGACATTCCCAATTTTAAGGAACTGCTTGAAGAGGAGAACTTTCACCTGATAACGGAG GCTGGGGACCAAGGACGCCTGCCTGTTCTAATATTGAAACTGAAAGATACCAGTGAGAAGAGAAGACCAACAATTGTCTTCTTACATAGTACAAATAAATGCAAAGAGTGGTTGCGACCATTGCTCGAG GCTTACGCCTCAAGGGATTACATAGCTGTAGCAATTGATTCTCGTTATCATGGAGAGCGTGCCAGCAGCTTGGCAACCTATCGAGAT GCCCTGGTGTCGTCATGGAAAAACGCCACTACAATGCCATTCATTTTTGATACG GCATGGGACTTAATAAAATTGGCGGATTATCTTTCTCAAAGGGAGGACGTGGACCCTTCTCGGATAGGAATTACCGGTGAATCACTTGGAG GAATGCATGCATGGTTTGCTGCAGCTGCTGATACTCGCTATACAGTGGTGGTCCCTATAATTGGTGTTCAG GGATTTCGATGGGCCATTGAAAATGATATGTGGAAAGGTCGAGTTGATAGCATCAAGGCTGTATTTGAAG AAGCACGACTTGATTTAGGCCAGACTTCAATTAACAAAGATGTAGTGGAGAAG GTATGGAACAGGATAGCTCCTGGTTTGGATTCTTGTTTTGATTCTCCTCATACAATACCGGCCATTGCCCCACGTCCTCTGCTGATCTTGAATG GGGAAAAAGATCCTCGATGTCCGATTGGAGGATTGGAACAACCAGTATCAAAAGCCAGAGAATCTTACGATAAAGCCAATTCTCTTGAAGCATTCAAG CTGGTCGTACAATCTGGGATTGGGCATCAGATGACACCATTGATGGTCAAACTGGCCAGTGATTGGTTCGATCAACACCTCACTCCATGA
- the LOC140831968 gene encoding TOM1-like protein 9 isoform X2, whose protein sequence is MVNSMVERATSDMLIGPDWAMNIEICDICNHDPAQAKDVVRGIKKRIGSKNPKVQLLALTPDFHVKEKILILIDTWQEAFGGTRARYPQYFTAYQDLLRLGAVFPQRSDRSTPVFTPPQTVPLTSYPQNLRNSESRPDATESSAEAEFPTLSLTEIQNARGIMDVLAEMLSALDPSNKEGIKQEVLVDLVEQCRTYKQRVVHLVNSTSDESLLCQGLALNDDLQRVLAKHESIASRTTSVQSENPKPEPTQALVNIDAPLIDTGNSNQSDRGSTSSTSLGTQLLLPAPVETSSQSTTSTNADPKIDLLSGDDFNSPTANSRALVPVGEPHPASPVASQQNALTLVDMFSQSNNNQPANPIGQVNPSSYQFQQPNFQSPQPSVYPNDSVSGPMLPQYEQSVHSQASSSVWNGQITQQQQPASPSYGAQSGGAFPPPPWEAQLDDSRPAINHPQQMQVTNVAVHLQPSPNGTYIPGLPTVPITGSHFSGMNSLPVQNNQIVPQPVQNQLPMGMYPQPLQSGQMTYVYSQQTYGDQTVPHGYSYGCGYGYVQGPQHNAQFLEQNMFGLSMRDDTALRTSSYAVSTPSYVPPGKPNKPEDKLFGDLVDITKFKPAKSTPDRAGSM, encoded by the exons ATGGTGAATTCTATGGTGGAAAGAGCAACTAGTGACATGCTAATTGGACCTGATTGGGCTATGAACATTGAGATCTGTGATATATGCAATCACGATCCTGC ACAAGCCAAAGACGTAGTGAGAGGCATAAAGAAGCGTATTGGTAGCAAAAATCCAAAAGTCCAACTCCTTGCCCTGACA CCAGACTTTCATGTAAAAGAgaagatattaattctaatagaTACTTGGCAAGAAGCCTTTGGAGGAACTCGAGCGAGATATCCCCAATACTTTACAGCATACCAGGATTTACTG CGGCTTGGAGCAGTTTTCCCTCAGAGATCGGATCGGTCAACACCTGTTTTTACTCCACCACAAACGGTTCCTCTGACATCTTATCCGCAAAATCTTCGTAATTCTGAATCTAGACCTGATGCAACCGAGTCTTCTGCTGAAGCTGAGTTTCCGACGTTGag CTTGACAGAAATTCAAAATGCACGTGGTATCATGGATGTCCTTGCAGAAATGCTGAGTGCTTTGGATCCTAGTAACAAAGAG GGGATCAAACAGGAGGTCCTTGTTGATCTGGTGGAACAGTGTCGTACATACAAGCAAAGAGTAGTGCACCTTGTCAACTCGACTTC GGATGAATCACTTTTATGTCAAGGACTAGCACTGAACGATGATTTGCAGCGTGTACTGGCTAAGCACGAGTCAATAGCCTCCAGAACTACTTCAGTTCAATCTGAGAATCCAAAGCCTGAACCTACTCAAGCCTTGGTCAATATCGACGCTCCTCTTATAGACACTGGCAACAGCAATCAATCAGACAGAGg ATCTACATCCAGTACTAGCTTAGGGACACAGTTACTACTACCTGCTCCTGTGGAAACTAGTAGTCAGTCCACAACTTCAACCAATGCTGATCCTAAGATAGATCTTTTGAGTGGTGATGACTTCAACTCGCCTACAGCAAATTCACGGGCACTTGTTCCTGTGGGAGAGCCTCATCCAGCAAGTCCTGTTGCATCGCAGCAGAATGCCCTCACTCTTGTTGACATGTTTTCACAGAGTAATAACAATCAACCTGCGAATCCCATTGGGCAGGTAAATCCGTCATCATACCAGTTTCAGCAACCAAATTTCCAATCTCCACAACCTTCGGTTTATCCAAATGATAGTGTGTCTGGTCCAATGCTACCCCAATATGAACAGTCAGTGCATTCTCAAGCCTCTTCTTCTGTGTGGAATGGTCAGATAACCCAGCAACAGCAGCCAGCTTCCCCTTCTTACG GTGCTCAAAGTGGCGGTGCATTTCCACCTCCACCATGGGAAGCTCAGCTAGATGACTCTCGGCCAGCCATTAACCACCCTCAACAAATGCAAGTCACGAATGTTGCCGTTCATCTTCAGCCATCACCTAACGGAACATATATTCCAGGATTGCCAACTGTGCCAATCACCGGTAGCCATTTCTCAGGGATGAATAGTCTTCCAGTGCAGAACAACCAAATAGTGCCTCAACCTGTCCAGAATCAGCTACCCATGGGGATGTATCCTCAGCCTCTGCAATCCGGCCAGATGACTTATGTGTATTCTCAACAGACTTATGGAGACCAAACAGTTCCCCATGGCTACAGCTATGGTTGTGGTTATGGATATGTCCAAGGCCCACAGCATAATGCTCAATTCCTTGAGCAAAACATGTTTGGATTGTCTATGAGGGATGATACCGCCTTAAGGACTAGTTCTTATGCGGTTTCCACTCCTTCCTACGTGCCCCCTGGAAAGCCCAATAAGCCAGAAGATAAACTATTTGGAGATCTTGTTGATATCACCAAGTTCAAACCAGCAAAATCCACCCCAGATAGAGCTGGGAGCATGTGA
- the LOC140831968 gene encoding TOM1-like protein 9 isoform X3: MHVAEKDLPHEMVKIVRKKPDFHVKEKILILIDTWQEAFGGTRARYPQYFTAYQDLLRLGAVFPQRSDRSTPVFTPPQTVPLTSYPQNLRNSESRPDATESSAEAEFPTLSLTEIQNARGIMDVLAEMLSALDPSNKEGIKQEVLVDLVEQCRTYKQRVVHLVNSTSDESLLCQGLALNDDLQRVLAKHESIASRTTSVQSENPKPEPTQALVNIDAPLIDTGNSNQSDRGSTSSTSLGTQLLLPAPVETSSQSTTSTNADPKIDLLSGDDFNSPTANSRALVPVGEPHPASPVASQQNALTLVDMFSQSNNNQPANPIGQVNPSSYQFQQPNFQSPQPSVYPNDSVSGPMLPQYEQSVHSQASSSVWNGQITQQQQPASPSYGAQSGGAFPPPPWEAQLDDSRPAINHPQQMQVTNVAVHLQPSPNGTYIPGLPTVPITGSHFSGMNSLPVQNNQIVPQPVQNQLPMGMYPQPLQSGQMTYVYSQQTYGDQTVPHGYSYGCGYGYVQGPQHNAQFLEQNMFGLSMRDDTALRTSSYAVSTPSYVPPGKPNKPEDKLFGDLVDITKFKPAKSTPDRAGSM, translated from the exons ATGCATGTTGCTGAGAAAGATTTGCCTCATGAGATGGTGAAAATTGTGAGAAAGAAG CCAGACTTTCATGTAAAAGAgaagatattaattctaatagaTACTTGGCAAGAAGCCTTTGGAGGAACTCGAGCGAGATATCCCCAATACTTTACAGCATACCAGGATTTACTG CGGCTTGGAGCAGTTTTCCCTCAGAGATCGGATCGGTCAACACCTGTTTTTACTCCACCACAAACGGTTCCTCTGACATCTTATCCGCAAAATCTTCGTAATTCTGAATCTAGACCTGATGCAACCGAGTCTTCTGCTGAAGCTGAGTTTCCGACGTTGag CTTGACAGAAATTCAAAATGCACGTGGTATCATGGATGTCCTTGCAGAAATGCTGAGTGCTTTGGATCCTAGTAACAAAGAG GGGATCAAACAGGAGGTCCTTGTTGATCTGGTGGAACAGTGTCGTACATACAAGCAAAGAGTAGTGCACCTTGTCAACTCGACTTC GGATGAATCACTTTTATGTCAAGGACTAGCACTGAACGATGATTTGCAGCGTGTACTGGCTAAGCACGAGTCAATAGCCTCCAGAACTACTTCAGTTCAATCTGAGAATCCAAAGCCTGAACCTACTCAAGCCTTGGTCAATATCGACGCTCCTCTTATAGACACTGGCAACAGCAATCAATCAGACAGAGg ATCTACATCCAGTACTAGCTTAGGGACACAGTTACTACTACCTGCTCCTGTGGAAACTAGTAGTCAGTCCACAACTTCAACCAATGCTGATCCTAAGATAGATCTTTTGAGTGGTGATGACTTCAACTCGCCTACAGCAAATTCACGGGCACTTGTTCCTGTGGGAGAGCCTCATCCAGCAAGTCCTGTTGCATCGCAGCAGAATGCCCTCACTCTTGTTGACATGTTTTCACAGAGTAATAACAATCAACCTGCGAATCCCATTGGGCAGGTAAATCCGTCATCATACCAGTTTCAGCAACCAAATTTCCAATCTCCACAACCTTCGGTTTATCCAAATGATAGTGTGTCTGGTCCAATGCTACCCCAATATGAACAGTCAGTGCATTCTCAAGCCTCTTCTTCTGTGTGGAATGGTCAGATAACCCAGCAACAGCAGCCAGCTTCCCCTTCTTACG GTGCTCAAAGTGGCGGTGCATTTCCACCTCCACCATGGGAAGCTCAGCTAGATGACTCTCGGCCAGCCATTAACCACCCTCAACAAATGCAAGTCACGAATGTTGCCGTTCATCTTCAGCCATCACCTAACGGAACATATATTCCAGGATTGCCAACTGTGCCAATCACCGGTAGCCATTTCTCAGGGATGAATAGTCTTCCAGTGCAGAACAACCAAATAGTGCCTCAACCTGTCCAGAATCAGCTACCCATGGGGATGTATCCTCAGCCTCTGCAATCCGGCCAGATGACTTATGTGTATTCTCAACAGACTTATGGAGACCAAACAGTTCCCCATGGCTACAGCTATGGTTGTGGTTATGGATATGTCCAAGGCCCACAGCATAATGCTCAATTCCTTGAGCAAAACATGTTTGGATTGTCTATGAGGGATGATACCGCCTTAAGGACTAGTTCTTATGCGGTTTCCACTCCTTCCTACGTGCCCCCTGGAAAGCCCAATAAGCCAGAAGATAAACTATTTGGAGATCTTGTTGATATCACCAAGTTCAAACCAGCAAAATCCACCCCAGATAGAGCTGGGAGCATGTGA
- the LOC140831968 gene encoding TOM1-like protein 9 isoform X1 codes for MVNSMVERATSDMLIGPDWAMNIEICDICNHDPAQAKDVVRGIKKRIGSKNPKVQLLALTLLETIVKNCSDIVHMHVAEKDLPHEMVKIVRKKPDFHVKEKILILIDTWQEAFGGTRARYPQYFTAYQDLLRLGAVFPQRSDRSTPVFTPPQTVPLTSYPQNLRNSESRPDATESSAEAEFPTLSLTEIQNARGIMDVLAEMLSALDPSNKEGIKQEVLVDLVEQCRTYKQRVVHLVNSTSDESLLCQGLALNDDLQRVLAKHESIASRTTSVQSENPKPEPTQALVNIDAPLIDTGNSNQSDRGSTSSTSLGTQLLLPAPVETSSQSTTSTNADPKIDLLSGDDFNSPTANSRALVPVGEPHPASPVASQQNALTLVDMFSQSNNNQPANPIGQVNPSSYQFQQPNFQSPQPSVYPNDSVSGPMLPQYEQSVHSQASSSVWNGQITQQQQPASPSYGAQSGGAFPPPPWEAQLDDSRPAINHPQQMQVTNVAVHLQPSPNGTYIPGLPTVPITGSHFSGMNSLPVQNNQIVPQPVQNQLPMGMYPQPLQSGQMTYVYSQQTYGDQTVPHGYSYGCGYGYVQGPQHNAQFLEQNMFGLSMRDDTALRTSSYAVSTPSYVPPGKPNKPEDKLFGDLVDITKFKPAKSTPDRAGSM; via the exons ATGGTGAATTCTATGGTGGAAAGAGCAACTAGTGACATGCTAATTGGACCTGATTGGGCTATGAACATTGAGATCTGTGATATATGCAATCACGATCCTGC ACAAGCCAAAGACGTAGTGAGAGGCATAAAGAAGCGTATTGGTAGCAAAAATCCAAAAGTCCAACTCCTTGCCCTGACA CTGTTAGAGACCATTGTGAAGAATTGCAGTGACATAGTTCATATGCATGTTGCTGAGAAAGATTTGCCTCATGAGATGGTGAAAATTGTGAGAAAGAAG CCAGACTTTCATGTAAAAGAgaagatattaattctaatagaTACTTGGCAAGAAGCCTTTGGAGGAACTCGAGCGAGATATCCCCAATACTTTACAGCATACCAGGATTTACTG CGGCTTGGAGCAGTTTTCCCTCAGAGATCGGATCGGTCAACACCTGTTTTTACTCCACCACAAACGGTTCCTCTGACATCTTATCCGCAAAATCTTCGTAATTCTGAATCTAGACCTGATGCAACCGAGTCTTCTGCTGAAGCTGAGTTTCCGACGTTGag CTTGACAGAAATTCAAAATGCACGTGGTATCATGGATGTCCTTGCAGAAATGCTGAGTGCTTTGGATCCTAGTAACAAAGAG GGGATCAAACAGGAGGTCCTTGTTGATCTGGTGGAACAGTGTCGTACATACAAGCAAAGAGTAGTGCACCTTGTCAACTCGACTTC GGATGAATCACTTTTATGTCAAGGACTAGCACTGAACGATGATTTGCAGCGTGTACTGGCTAAGCACGAGTCAATAGCCTCCAGAACTACTTCAGTTCAATCTGAGAATCCAAAGCCTGAACCTACTCAAGCCTTGGTCAATATCGACGCTCCTCTTATAGACACTGGCAACAGCAATCAATCAGACAGAGg ATCTACATCCAGTACTAGCTTAGGGACACAGTTACTACTACCTGCTCCTGTGGAAACTAGTAGTCAGTCCACAACTTCAACCAATGCTGATCCTAAGATAGATCTTTTGAGTGGTGATGACTTCAACTCGCCTACAGCAAATTCACGGGCACTTGTTCCTGTGGGAGAGCCTCATCCAGCAAGTCCTGTTGCATCGCAGCAGAATGCCCTCACTCTTGTTGACATGTTTTCACAGAGTAATAACAATCAACCTGCGAATCCCATTGGGCAGGTAAATCCGTCATCATACCAGTTTCAGCAACCAAATTTCCAATCTCCACAACCTTCGGTTTATCCAAATGATAGTGTGTCTGGTCCAATGCTACCCCAATATGAACAGTCAGTGCATTCTCAAGCCTCTTCTTCTGTGTGGAATGGTCAGATAACCCAGCAACAGCAGCCAGCTTCCCCTTCTTACG GTGCTCAAAGTGGCGGTGCATTTCCACCTCCACCATGGGAAGCTCAGCTAGATGACTCTCGGCCAGCCATTAACCACCCTCAACAAATGCAAGTCACGAATGTTGCCGTTCATCTTCAGCCATCACCTAACGGAACATATATTCCAGGATTGCCAACTGTGCCAATCACCGGTAGCCATTTCTCAGGGATGAATAGTCTTCCAGTGCAGAACAACCAAATAGTGCCTCAACCTGTCCAGAATCAGCTACCCATGGGGATGTATCCTCAGCCTCTGCAATCCGGCCAGATGACTTATGTGTATTCTCAACAGACTTATGGAGACCAAACAGTTCCCCATGGCTACAGCTATGGTTGTGGTTATGGATATGTCCAAGGCCCACAGCATAATGCTCAATTCCTTGAGCAAAACATGTTTGGATTGTCTATGAGGGATGATACCGCCTTAAGGACTAGTTCTTATGCGGTTTCCACTCCTTCCTACGTGCCCCCTGGAAAGCCCAATAAGCCAGAAGATAAACTATTTGGAGATCTTGTTGATATCACCAAGTTCAAACCAGCAAAATCCACCCCAGATAGAGCTGGGAGCATGTGA
- the LOC140831970 gene encoding uncharacterized protein isoform X2 — translation MTDDFPHNISNSNTRTPMESSSTKGLSPLYAEQEKLVLTKMNCFFKELISRPHLFEVLWRVPNAIIAHVRPNAPSISNYKFNRNANTNSSTTPQRYSGAPGMEYSDDASKLRAELLRMLRSRRTPEVPWTVEPTQPVRYPLYQETSKPTFSEAMESCPKKDIPNFKELLEEENFHLITEAGDQGRLPVLILKLKDTSEKRRPTIVFLHSTNKCKEWLRPLLEAYASRDYIAVAIDSRYHGERASSLATYRDALVSSWKNATTMPFIFDTAWDLIKLADYLSQREDVDPSRIGITGESLGGMHAWFAAAADTRYTVVVPIIGVQGFRWAIENDMWKGRVDSIKAVFEEARLDLGQTSINKDVVEKVWNRIAPGLDSCFDSPHTIPAIAPRPLLILNGEKDPRCPIGGLEQPVSKARESYDKANSLEAFKLVVQSGIGHQMTPLMVKLASDWFDQHLTP, via the exons ATGACAGATGACTTTCCACATAACATCTCAAATTCTAACACGAGAACGCCAATGGAGTCATCATCCACGAAAGGCCTCAGCCCATTGTATGCGGAACAAGAAAAGCTTGTGTTAACCAAAATGAATTGCTTTTTCAAAGAACTCATCTCGAGGCCGCACTTGTTCGAAG TACTATGGCGCGTGCCAAACGCCATCATCGCACACGTGCGACCCAATGCACCCTCCATTTCCAACTATAAATTCAACAGAAACGCGAATACCAATTCTTCTACAACTCCTCAACGGTACTCAGGTGCTCCGGGAATGGAATACTCCGACGACGCGTCGAAGCTTCGTGCTGAACTTCTGCGAATGCTCCGGAGCCGTCGAACTCCTGAAG TTCCTTGGACTGTTGAACCTACTCAACCCGTACGATATCCGTTGTACCAGGAAACCTCAAAGCCAACCTTCAGTGAG GCAATGGAATCTTGTCCGAAAAAAGACATTCCCAATTTTAAGGAACTGCTTGAAGAGGAGAACTTTCACCTGATAACGGAG GCTGGGGACCAAGGACGCCTGCCTGTTCTAATATTGAAACTGAAAGATACCAGTGAGAAGAGAAGACCAACAATTGTCTTCTTACATAGTACAAATAAATGCAAAGAGTGGTTGCGACCATTGCTCGAG GCTTACGCCTCAAGGGATTACATAGCTGTAGCAATTGATTCTCGTTATCATGGAGAGCGTGCCAGCAGCTTGGCAACCTATCGAGAT GCCCTGGTGTCGTCATGGAAAAACGCCACTACAATGCCATTCATTTTTGATACG GCATGGGACTTAATAAAATTGGCGGATTATCTTTCTCAAAGGGAGGACGTGGACCCTTCTCGGATAGGAATTACCGGTGAATCACTTGGAG GAATGCATGCATGGTTTGCTGCAGCTGCTGATACTCGCTATACAGTGGTGGTCCCTATAATTGGTGTTCAG GGATTTCGATGGGCCATTGAAAATGATATGTGGAAAGGTCGAGTTGATAGCATCAAGGCTGTATTTGAAG AAGCACGACTTGATTTAGGCCAGACTTCAATTAACAAAGATGTAGTGGAGAAG GTATGGAACAGGATAGCTCCTGGTTTGGATTCTTGTTTTGATTCTCCTCATACAATACCGGCCATTGCCCCACGTCCTCTGCTGATCTTGAATG GGGAAAAAGATCCTCGATGTCCGATTGGAGGATTGGAACAACCAGTATCAAAAGCCAGAGAATCTTACGATAAAGCCAATTCTCTTGAAGCATTCAAG CTGGTCGTACAATCTGGGATTGGGCATCAGATGACACCATTGATGGTCAAACTGGCCAGTGATTGGTTCGATCAACACCTCACTCCATGA
- the LOC140831970 gene encoding uncharacterized protein isoform X1 translates to MTDDFPHNISNSNTRTPMESSSTKGLSPLYAEQEKLVLTKMNCFFKELISRPHLFEATLVNMIVLWRVPNAIIAHVRPNAPSISNYKFNRNANTNSSTTPQRYSGAPGMEYSDDASKLRAELLRMLRSRRTPEVPWTVEPTQPVRYPLYQETSKPTFSEAMESCPKKDIPNFKELLEEENFHLITEAGDQGRLPVLILKLKDTSEKRRPTIVFLHSTNKCKEWLRPLLEAYASRDYIAVAIDSRYHGERASSLATYRDALVSSWKNATTMPFIFDTAWDLIKLADYLSQREDVDPSRIGITGESLGGMHAWFAAAADTRYTVVVPIIGVQGFRWAIENDMWKGRVDSIKAVFEEARLDLGQTSINKDVVEKVWNRIAPGLDSCFDSPHTIPAIAPRPLLILNGEKDPRCPIGGLEQPVSKARESYDKANSLEAFKLVVQSGIGHQMTPLMVKLASDWFDQHLTP, encoded by the exons ATGACAGATGACTTTCCACATAACATCTCAAATTCTAACACGAGAACGCCAATGGAGTCATCATCCACGAAAGGCCTCAGCCCATTGTATGCGGAACAAGAAAAGCTTGTGTTAACCAAAATGAATTGCTTTTTCAAAGAACTCATCTCGAGGCCGCACTTGTTCGAAG CAACTCTTGTGAATATGATAGTACTATGGCGCGTGCCAAACGCCATCATCGCACACGTGCGACCCAATGCACCCTCCATTTCCAACTATAAATTCAACAGAAACGCGAATACCAATTCTTCTACAACTCCTCAACGGTACTCAGGTGCTCCGGGAATGGAATACTCCGACGACGCGTCGAAGCTTCGTGCTGAACTTCTGCGAATGCTCCGGAGCCGTCGAACTCCTGAAG TTCCTTGGACTGTTGAACCTACTCAACCCGTACGATATCCGTTGTACCAGGAAACCTCAAAGCCAACCTTCAGTGAG GCAATGGAATCTTGTCCGAAAAAAGACATTCCCAATTTTAAGGAACTGCTTGAAGAGGAGAACTTTCACCTGATAACGGAG GCTGGGGACCAAGGACGCCTGCCTGTTCTAATATTGAAACTGAAAGATACCAGTGAGAAGAGAAGACCAACAATTGTCTTCTTACATAGTACAAATAAATGCAAAGAGTGGTTGCGACCATTGCTCGAG GCTTACGCCTCAAGGGATTACATAGCTGTAGCAATTGATTCTCGTTATCATGGAGAGCGTGCCAGCAGCTTGGCAACCTATCGAGAT GCCCTGGTGTCGTCATGGAAAAACGCCACTACAATGCCATTCATTTTTGATACG GCATGGGACTTAATAAAATTGGCGGATTATCTTTCTCAAAGGGAGGACGTGGACCCTTCTCGGATAGGAATTACCGGTGAATCACTTGGAG GAATGCATGCATGGTTTGCTGCAGCTGCTGATACTCGCTATACAGTGGTGGTCCCTATAATTGGTGTTCAG GGATTTCGATGGGCCATTGAAAATGATATGTGGAAAGGTCGAGTTGATAGCATCAAGGCTGTATTTGAAG AAGCACGACTTGATTTAGGCCAGACTTCAATTAACAAAGATGTAGTGGAGAAG GTATGGAACAGGATAGCTCCTGGTTTGGATTCTTGTTTTGATTCTCCTCATACAATACCGGCCATTGCCCCACGTCCTCTGCTGATCTTGAATG GGGAAAAAGATCCTCGATGTCCGATTGGAGGATTGGAACAACCAGTATCAAAAGCCAGAGAATCTTACGATAAAGCCAATTCTCTTGAAGCATTCAAG CTGGTCGTACAATCTGGGATTGGGCATCAGATGACACCATTGATGGTCAAACTGGCCAGTGATTGGTTCGATCAACACCTCACTCCATGA